Proteins encoded together in one Capricornis sumatraensis isolate serow.1 chromosome 3, serow.2, whole genome shotgun sequence window:
- the FGR gene encoding tyrosine-protein kinase Fgr: protein MGCVFCKKLEPGAKEDDGLEGDFKNYGAADRYGPDPTQSRPASSFSHIPNYNSFSPQPASPAFLDAGTIRGISGIGVTMFIALYDYEARTEDDLTFTKGEKFHILNNTEGDWWEARSLSSGHTGYIPSNYVAPVDSIQAEEWYFGKIGRKDAERQLLSPGNSRGAFLIRESETTKGAYSLSIRDWDQTRGDHVKHYKIRKLDTGGYYITTRAQFDSVQELVQHYLEVNDGLCHLLTAACTTMKPQTLGLAKDAWEISRSSITLERRLGTGCFGDVWLGTWNGSTKVAVKTLKPGTMSPKAFLAEAQIMKLLRHDKLVQLYAVVSEEPIYIVTEFMCHGSLLEFLKDREGHVLKLPHLVDMAAQVAEGMAYMERMNYIHRDLRAANILVGERLVCKIADFGLARLIKDDEYNPQQGTKFPIKWTAPEAALFCRFTIKSDVWSFGILLTELITKGRVPYPGMNNREVLEQVEHGYHMPCPPGCPASLYEVMEQTWRLDPEERPTFEYLQSFLEDYFTSTEPQYQPGDEA from the exons ATGGGCTGTGTGTTCTGCAAGAAGTTGGAGCCGGGGGCCAAAGAGGATGATGGTCTGGAAGGGGACTTCAAGaactatggggctgcagaccgctaCGGCCCTGACCCTACTCAGAGCCGGCCTGCATCTTCCTTTTCCCACATCCCCAACTACAACAGCTTCTCCCCTCAGCCCGCCAGCCCCGCCTTCCTCGATGCGGGCACCATCCGGGGCATCTCAG GGATTGGGGTGACCATGTTCATCGCCCTTTATGACTATGAGGCCCGAACGGAGGATGATCTCACCTTCACCAAGGGCGAGAAGTTCCACATCCTGAACAACAC CGAGGGTGACTGGTGGGAGGCTCGGTCCCTCAGCTCCGGACACACTGGCTACATTCCCAGCAACTACGTGGCCCCTGTGGACTCCATCCAGGCTGAAGA GTGGTACTTCGGAAAGATCGGGAGGAAGGACGCTGAGAGGCAGCTGCTCTCCCCAGGGAACTCCCGCGGGGCCTTCCTCATTAGAGAGAGCGAGACCACCAAAG GCGCCTACTCCCTGTCCATCCGGGATTGGGACCAGACCAGAGGCGATCATGTGAAGCATTACAAGATCCGCAAACTGGACACCGGTGGCTACTACATCACAACGAGGGCCCAGTTTGACTCCGTGCAGGAGCTGGTGCAGCACTACCTTG AGGTGAACGATGGGCTGTGCCATCTGCTCACGGCAGCCTGCACCACCATGAAGCCGCAGACGCTGGGCCTGGCCAAGGACGCCTGGGAAATCAGCCGCAGCTCCATCACGCTGGAGCGGCGACTGGGCACCGGCTGCTTTGGGGATGTGTGGCTGG GCACGTGGAACGGCAGCACCAAGGTGGCGGTGAAGACGCTAAAGCCGGGCACCATGTCCCCGAAGGCCTTCCTGGCAGAGGCGCAGATCATGAAGCTGCTGCGCCACGACAAGCTGGTGCAGCTGTACGCGGTGGTGTCCGAGGAGCCCATCTACATCGTGACCGAGTTCATGTGCCACG GTAGCCTGCTGGAGTTCCTCAAGGACCGGGAGGGCCATGTTTTGAAGCTGCCCCACTTGGTGGACATGGCAGCACAG GTTGCTGAGGGCATGGCCTACATGGAGCGCATGAACTATATTCACCGTGACCTCAGGGCAGCCAACATCCTCGTCGGGGAGCGGCTGGTGTGCAAGATCGCTGACTTTGGGCTGGCCCGACTCATCAAGGATGACGAGTACAACCCCCAGCAAG GGACCAAGTTCCCCATCAAGTGGACAGCCCCTGAGGCTGCCCTCTTTTGCAGATTCACTATCAAGTCAGATGTGTGGTCCTTTGGGATTCTACTCACTGAACTCATCACCAAGGGCCGAGTCCCCTACCCAG GCATGAATAACCGCGAAGTGTTGGAACAAGTGGAGCATGGCTACCACATGCCATGCCCCCCAGGCTGCCCAGCATCCCTGTACGAGGTCATGGAACAAACCTGGCGTCTGGACCCGGAGGAGAGACCCACCTTCGAGTACCTGCAGTCCTTCCTTGAGGACTATTTCACCTCCACAGAACCCCAGTACCAGCCTGGGGATGAGGCATAG